The following are encoded together in the Synechococcales cyanobacterium CNB genome:
- a CDS encoding DinB family protein, with amino-acid sequence MGTLGQAIADNGGLSVGFADMLMKDIPAEKTASLPRVSGLVIQTNHPAFILGHLSIYPKRIAALAGLGEDFVPNPAGFEDLFAAGKECVDDPDWKVYPRLDRITEHYFAGHRKLLAALPEVGDDMLAQPHGVPSDFAKRFHTRAGLLGFYLGGHQMMHMGQISAWRRCMGMGRVF; translated from the coding sequence ATGGGCACGCTCGGGCAGGCCATCGCGGACAACGGTGGACTGAGCGTCGGATTCGCGGACATGCTGATGAAGGACATCCCCGCGGAGAAGACGGCTTCGCTCCCTCGCGTTTCCGGGCTGGTCATCCAGACGAACCATCCTGCCTTCATTCTCGGGCACCTGTCGATCTATCCGAAGCGAATCGCTGCGTTGGCGGGGCTGGGCGAGGACTTCGTTCCCAACCCCGCGGGCTTCGAGGACCTCTTCGCTGCCGGGAAGGAGTGCGTGGACGATCCGGACTGGAAGGTCTATCCGCGATTGGACCGCATTACGGAGCACTACTTCGCCGGTCATCGCAAACTGCTGGCTGCGCTGCCGGAAGTAGGCGATGACATGCTTGCCCAGCCGCACGGGGTGCCGAGCGATTTCGCGAAGCGGTTCCACACCAGGGCCGGCTTGCTCGGGTTCTACCTCGGCGGGCACCAGATGATGCACATGGGCCAGATCAGCGCGTGGCGTCGCTGCATGGGCATGGGGCGTGTGTTCTGA
- a CDS encoding acetyl-CoA carboxylase carboxyltransferase subunit alpha: MSTFYQLEFERPLTELEQQIAAAEAAQREGLTPQPIPAFGGVSETAVVEPPPDLNELRARREELIVQLYSRLSPWDTVRVARHPNRPQTRDYVAGFCRDFCELHGDRRFGDDPAIVTGFGRIGSIKCLIVGHQKGRNTGEKLACHFGCAHPEGYRKALAKMKLAEKFGLPIVTLVDTPGAYPGLGAEQRGQAEAIAVNLREMSVLRTPIVSVIIGEGGSGGALGIAVADRIAMLQHAWYSVISPEGCAAILWKQANEQTNKAAASALKLTAADNLELGIIDAVIPEPPGGAHRDPALAAANLERWIVAQVMELRELNPDVLVEQRYARFRRMGKHESVPNRS, encoded by the coding sequence ATGAGCACGTTCTATCAACTCGAGTTCGAGCGTCCGCTGACGGAGCTGGAGCAGCAGATCGCGGCTGCCGAGGCGGCCCAGCGCGAGGGCCTGACGCCGCAGCCGATCCCCGCGTTCGGCGGAGTGAGCGAGACGGCCGTCGTCGAACCGCCCCCCGACCTGAACGAACTGCGAGCACGCCGCGAAGAACTGATCGTGCAACTCTACTCGCGACTCTCGCCGTGGGACACGGTCCGCGTTGCGCGGCACCCGAACCGCCCGCAGACCCGCGACTACGTGGCCGGGTTCTGCCGCGACTTCTGCGAGCTGCACGGCGACCGGCGCTTCGGCGACGATCCCGCGATCGTGACCGGCTTCGGGCGCATCGGCTCGATCAAGTGCCTCATCGTCGGGCACCAGAAGGGCCGCAACACCGGCGAGAAACTCGCCTGCCACTTCGGTTGCGCCCACCCGGAGGGCTACCGCAAGGCCCTCGCGAAGATGAAACTCGCGGAGAAGTTCGGGCTGCCCATCGTCACGCTCGTGGACACGCCGGGCGCCTACCCGGGTCTGGGCGCGGAACAGCGCGGTCAGGCAGAAGCCATCGCCGTCAACCTGCGCGAGATGAGTGTGCTCCGCACGCCGATCGTCTCCGTCATCATCGGGGAAGGCGGCTCGGGCGGCGCGCTCGGCATTGCCGTTGCCGATCGTATAGCGATGCTCCAGCACGCCTGGTACTCCGTCATCAGCCCCGAGGGCTGCGCCGCCATCCTTTGGAAGCAGGCCAACGAGCAGACGAACAAGGCGGCCGCCTCGGCCCTGAAACTCACGGCCGCGGACAACCTCGAACTCGGCATCATCGACGCCGTCATTCCCGAGCCGCCGGGCGGCGCGCACCGCGACCCGGCGCTTGCTGCGGCGAATCTCGAACGCTGGATCGTCGCTCAAGTCATGGAACTGCGCGAACTGAACCCGGATGTGCTCGTCGAGCAGCGGTACGCAAGGTTTCGTCGCATGGGCAAGCACGAATCCGTGCCTAACCGTTCCTGA
- a CDS encoding pyrroline-5-carboxylate reductase, whose protein sequence is MDHVPNPVAFVGGGNMARAIVAGSLEAGLLHPGGVCAADPDAGARAWFESVGCETFVEGSGALRWLERTESTPGSGVLVLAVKPQVFDQAAAPLALALKGGSRLVVSILAGTTTERVRATLGGGVHVVRAMPNTPARVRKGITAIATGVSATDDDAAQAAGLFRAVGRVVRIDESLMDAFTAVAGSGPAYVFLLAEAMVEGAVEAGFDRETALLAVRATVAGAGALLESGDEEPAALRAAVTSRGGTTAAAVAVLESARVREAVVRAVVAARDRGRALSGGA, encoded by the coding sequence ATGGACCACGTGCCGAACCCGGTGGCCTTCGTGGGCGGCGGCAACATGGCCAGAGCCATCGTCGCCGGCTCGCTGGAGGCCGGCTTGCTCCATCCGGGCGGCGTGTGCGCTGCCGATCCGGACGCGGGCGCACGGGCGTGGTTCGAGTCGGTCGGGTGCGAGACCTTCGTTGAAGGGTCGGGCGCGCTGCGGTGGCTCGAACGGACTGAATCGACGCCTGGCAGCGGCGTGCTCGTGCTGGCCGTCAAGCCTCAGGTGTTCGACCAGGCGGCCGCGCCGCTCGCGCTCGCGCTCAAGGGCGGCTCGCGACTCGTCGTCTCGATTCTCGCGGGCACAACGACGGAGCGGGTCCGCGCCACGCTCGGCGGGGGGGTGCACGTCGTCAGGGCGATGCCGAACACGCCTGCAAGGGTGCGCAAGGGGATTACCGCGATCGCGACGGGTGTGAGCGCGACCGATGATGACGCCGCTCAGGCAGCCGGATTGTTCAGAGCGGTTGGTCGCGTGGTGCGCATCGACGAGTCGCTCATGGACGCTTTCACTGCCGTGGCGGGGAGTGGGCCGGCGTACGTCTTCCTGCTCGCCGAGGCGATGGTCGAGGGGGCGGTCGAGGCGGGGTTCGATCGTGAGACAGCGCTGCTGGCCGTGCGGGCGACCGTGGCGGGAGCGGGCGCGCTGCTCGAATCCGGCGATGAGGAGCCTGCCGCGTTGCGAGCCGCGGTGACGAGCAGGGGGGGGACGACGGCAGCGGCAGTCGCCGTGCTCGAATCGGCGCGGGTGCGCGAAGCGGTGGTTCGCGCCGTGGTCGCGGCGCGGGATCGGGGTCGCGCCCTGTCGGGTGGAGCGTAA
- a CDS encoding protease HtpX: MTATAFVNNAKTVLLLGTLTGMFVAVGATFGERLILPFLVMAGVMNFLAWFFSDKVAIAAMRGREVDARTGGELYAIVHRLADRAGLPMPRVYVCPQDAPNAFATGRSPRHAAVAVTQGALRVLDPDELEGVIAHELAHIKNRDTLTSTVAATVAGVLAAVAQWGFILGMGRNHGGNPIVALFTIILAAVGAAIIKAMISRSREFVADADGARIAGSPWGLVSALEKLDLYAKRIPMDNPNPAQNNLFIVEPLCGNSVLRLFATHPPTEQRIAALRRLA; the protein is encoded by the coding sequence ATGACCGCTACCGCCTTCGTCAACAACGCCAAGACCGTGCTGCTGCTGGGCACGCTGACGGGCATGTTTGTCGCCGTGGGTGCAACCTTCGGCGAGCGTCTCATCCTGCCGTTCCTCGTGATGGCGGGGGTGATGAACTTTCTTGCCTGGTTCTTCTCGGACAAGGTCGCCATCGCCGCGATGCGCGGGCGCGAGGTCGACGCGCGGACGGGCGGCGAGTTGTACGCGATCGTGCACCGGCTTGCGGACCGGGCCGGGCTACCCATGCCGAGGGTCTACGTCTGCCCACAGGATGCGCCGAACGCGTTCGCAACGGGTCGCAGCCCGCGCCATGCCGCGGTCGCCGTGACGCAGGGCGCGCTGCGCGTGCTCGACCCGGACGAACTCGAGGGCGTGATAGCACACGAGCTCGCCCATATCAAGAACCGCGACACACTCACTTCCACCGTCGCGGCCACGGTGGCGGGCGTGCTCGCCGCCGTCGCCCAGTGGGGGTTCATCCTCGGCATGGGCCGCAACCACGGCGGCAACCCGATCGTCGCCCTGTTCACGATCATCCTCGCCGCGGTCGGCGCGGCCATTATCAAGGCAATGATCAGCCGCTCGCGTGAGTTCGTCGCCGATGCTGACGGCGCCCGTATCGCCGGTTCGCCGTGGGGGCTTGTCAGCGCGCTCGAAAAACTCGACCTCTACGCGAAACGAATCCCGATGGACAACCCGAACCCCGCTCAGAACAACCTGTTCATCGTCGAGCCGCTCTGCGGCAACTCGGTTCTGCGGCTGTTCGCCACGCATCCACCCACCGAGCAGCGCATCGCCGCCCTGCGACGGCTGGCCTGA
- a CDS encoding sulfite exporter TauE/SafE family protein: MSIKAALVAGTGANADSTSRDGRSTAASGVTPVVRFASAAVEPTITANATNALASSAILRRRAACALPAWMQPIAFRLRRCRTQRRVWPPPTAVARGPPITTTDGTAAEREVYLGAHAVQARLEQPRTDVVRLCGPCPSQPAQTAGPPLPSPDHARSNRAVSPAEIAIAAAIGLVAGLLGGLCGIGGSIVMLPALGLLFGYDDEQRTRHHLYMASAMLVNVVVAFVALRQHTRAGAVRGELVRLILPAMAVAVVAGVLSSNAFPGTVPKLALVAFIFAFTLYTLFTTVRSIPDPPPEAQRCSPALFAAIGLVTGFLAGFLAIGGGIVLVPLLQIAARVPLRNAIATSAAVMWLTALVGATLKLATLPRLGLPTSPALALAGAMAIGAVVGSTLGARLTHRLRLPHLRLAVALALAAAGARLAGLL; this comes from the coding sequence ATGTCGATCAAGGCAGCGCTCGTTGCAGGCACCGGAGCGAACGCGGACTCGACAAGCCGGGACGGCCGCTCGACCGCGGCCAGCGGGGTCACGCCCGTCGTGCGCTTCGCAAGCGCGGCTGTCGAACCGACCATCACCGCCAATGCGACGAACGCGCTCGCTTCCAGCGCGATCCTGCGTCGGCGCGCGGCGTGCGCACTCCCGGCGTGGATGCAGCCCATCGCTTTTCGCCTCCGACGATGCCGCACACAACGCCGGGTTTGGCCGCCACCAACGGCCGTCGCCCGAGGCCCGCCGATCACCACCACCGACGGGACTGCGGCAGAGCGGGAAGTCTACCTCGGCGCGCACGCGGTGCAAGCCCGACTTGAGCAACCGCGCACGGATGTTGTTCGGTTATGCGGACCATGCCCATCCCAGCCCGCACAGACCGCAGGCCCGCCACTACCATCGCCCGACCACGCCCGGAGCAATCGCGCCGTGTCCCCTGCCGAAATAGCCATCGCCGCCGCAATCGGGCTGGTCGCGGGCCTCCTCGGGGGTTTGTGCGGGATCGGCGGTTCCATCGTCATGCTGCCCGCATTGGGGCTGCTCTTCGGGTACGACGACGAACAACGCACGCGACACCACCTCTACATGGCTTCGGCGATGCTCGTGAACGTCGTCGTCGCCTTCGTCGCTCTCCGCCAGCACACGCGGGCTGGCGCTGTGCGAGGCGAACTCGTGCGACTCATCCTCCCCGCCATGGCCGTCGCGGTCGTAGCGGGCGTGCTGTCGTCCAACGCCTTTCCGGGCACGGTGCCCAAGCTCGCGCTCGTCGCGTTCATCTTCGCGTTCACTCTCTACACGCTCTTCACCACCGTGCGGTCGATCCCAGACCCCCCCCCTGAGGCGCAGCGGTGTTCCCCCGCGCTCTTCGCGGCGATCGGTCTTGTGACCGGCTTCCTGGCGGGATTCCTCGCCATTGGCGGCGGGATCGTGCTCGTGCCGCTCCTGCAGATCGCTGCCCGCGTGCCCTTGCGCAACGCCATCGCCACCAGCGCGGCCGTCATGTGGCTGACCGCGCTCGTCGGCGCGACGCTCAAACTCGCCACGCTGCCCCGGCTCGGCCTGCCGACCTCGCCCGCCCTCGCCCTCGCCGGCGCGATGGCGATCGGCGCTGTCGTCGGCTCGACCCTCGGCGCACGCCTGACGCACCGACTGCGCCTGCCCCACCTGCGCCTCGCCGTCGCACTCGCGCTCGCCGCTGCGGGTGCCAGATTGGCAGGCCTTCTCTGA
- a CDS encoding DUF58 domain-containing protein yields MLITPHAERVRTVEDLIGPELAARLDRLDLLSRRVFAGRLPGERRSKRRGRSVEFDDYRDYTPGDDLRHLDWNVYARLDKFLIKLFREEEDLGLHVVIDGSASMEAGATEASPSKLLFAHRLAMGLGYLGLVNQNRVSVAVFGAAGGARLRRLAPMRGRRNVQRLAAFLVESMSERPAGAAAEPDFAGAMREFALSRRGKGVVVLVSDFLFRAGLAEGLNYLVGGHDVDAYAIHVLSPGELEPERDAERGLVGDLRLTDSESGSTAEVTLSGALIRAYKRRLEDHVAAVRAACRARSAAHEIVRSDTDPGDLLLGSLRRRGLLG; encoded by the coding sequence GTGCTCATTACCCCGCACGCCGAGCGAGTCCGCACGGTCGAGGACCTGATCGGCCCGGAGCTTGCCGCGCGCTTGGACCGGCTCGACCTGCTGAGCAGGCGCGTCTTCGCAGGCCGCCTGCCGGGTGAGCGCAGGAGCAAACGCCGCGGCAGGAGCGTCGAGTTCGACGACTACCGCGACTACACGCCGGGCGACGACCTGCGGCACCTGGACTGGAACGTCTACGCGAGGCTCGACAAGTTCCTGATCAAGCTCTTCCGCGAGGAGGAGGATCTCGGGCTGCACGTCGTCATCGACGGCTCGGCGTCGATGGAAGCCGGTGCAACCGAGGCTTCGCCCAGCAAACTGCTGTTCGCGCACAGGCTGGCGATGGGGCTGGGCTACCTCGGCCTGGTGAACCAGAACCGCGTGAGCGTGGCAGTCTTTGGCGCGGCGGGCGGGGCGCGCCTGCGGAGGCTGGCGCCGATGCGCGGACGCCGGAACGTCCAGCGGCTGGCGGCGTTTCTCGTCGAGAGCATGAGCGAGCGGCCGGCGGGCGCCGCGGCCGAGCCGGATTTCGCCGGGGCGATGCGGGAGTTCGCGCTGTCACGCAGGGGCAAGGGCGTCGTCGTGCTCGTGAGCGACTTCCTGTTCCGCGCCGGTCTGGCCGAAGGGCTGAACTACCTCGTGGGCGGGCACGATGTGGACGCCTACGCGATCCACGTTCTCTCGCCGGGCGAGTTGGAGCCTGAGCGTGACGCCGAGCGAGGCCTCGTCGGCGACCTGCGGCTCACGGACTCCGAGAGCGGCTCGACGGCGGAGGTCACGCTCTCTGGCGCGCTCATCCGCGCGTACAAGCGGCGGTTGGAGGACCACGTCGCGGCTGTCCGAGCGGCCTGCCGCGCTCGCAGCGCGGCGCATGAGATCGTTCGCAGCGATACGGACCCCGGCGACCTGCTGCTCGGCTCGCTCCGCCGGCGCGGGCTGCTCGGGTAG
- a CDS encoding S9 family peptidase: protein MDYPQTRRGDVVEEMHGVRVADPYRWLEDESSAETQAWIAAQNELTFTWLADVPERDRIAARIRELWDYERYTTPFKEGGRYFWERNDGLQNQNVLYWAPSLDAEPRVLIDPNTFSGDGTVALASYSVSPDGKRIAYAVSDGGSDWKVWRVMEIDTGIHLPDEIRHVKFTGVSWERDSTAFYYSRYPIGANGKADDQQAVKVYRHRLGTAQDADVQVYEAPDHPTWNPYAGVTEDGRHLIVSIFDGYLTNAVFIAAPGEGRAEVRPLFDKWDARYNFVGNEGDELIFATTKDAPLRRVIAIDADTPEAVREVVPQAAETLGSVSYVGGRIVASYLRDAHSMVRVFERDGTHAYDVDMPGLGSAGGFGGRGDDPETFFSFTGFTSPSTIYRLDVRTGAAREFKRSDVRFNPDDYETKQVFYASKDGTRIPMFIVHRRGVSLDGSAPLLLYGYGGFNVSMTPSFSVTRIVWLEMGGIWAMPNLRGGGEYGKDWHVAGTKANKQNVFDDFIAAAEWLIENGYTSTPRLAIQGGSNGGLLVGACMTQRPDLFGACLPAVGVMDMLRYHLQSANARNWQTDFGIAENEDEFRTLLAYSPYHNLREGTCYPPTLVTTAEGDDRVAPWHSYKFAAELQRVQSCANPTLIRIEPRAGHGAGKPTSKRIEEAADIYGFLVRALQMDVE, encoded by the coding sequence ATGGACTACCCGCAGACCCGTCGCGGCGACGTGGTCGAGGAGATGCACGGCGTCCGCGTCGCGGACCCGTACCGCTGGCTGGAGGACGAGTCGTCTGCCGAGACGCAGGCATGGATCGCGGCACAGAACGAGCTGACGTTCACGTGGCTCGCGGACGTACCGGAACGCGACCGCATCGCGGCCCGCATCCGCGAGCTGTGGGACTACGAGCGGTACACCACGCCATTCAAGGAAGGCGGGCGCTACTTCTGGGAGCGGAACGACGGCTTGCAGAACCAGAACGTGCTCTACTGGGCGCCCTCGCTGGACGCCGAGCCTCGCGTGCTGATCGACCCCAACACGTTCTCGGGTGACGGCACCGTCGCGCTCGCGTCGTACTCGGTCTCGCCGGACGGGAAACGGATCGCGTACGCGGTCTCGGACGGTGGATCGGACTGGAAGGTCTGGCGAGTGATGGAGATCGACACCGGCATTCATCTGCCGGACGAGATCCGGCACGTGAAGTTCACGGGCGTCTCGTGGGAGCGAGACAGCACGGCGTTCTACTACAGCCGGTACCCGATCGGGGCTAACGGCAAGGCGGACGACCAGCAGGCGGTGAAGGTCTATCGGCACCGGCTCGGCACGGCCCAGGACGCCGACGTGCAGGTCTACGAGGCGCCGGACCATCCGACCTGGAACCCGTACGCGGGCGTGACCGAGGATGGCCGGCACCTGATCGTGTCCATCTTTGACGGATATCTGACGAACGCGGTGTTCATCGCCGCGCCGGGCGAGGGGCGGGCTGAGGTGCGGCCGCTGTTCGACAAGTGGGACGCGCGGTACAACTTCGTCGGCAACGAGGGGGATGAACTGATTTTCGCGACGACGAAGGACGCCCCGCTGCGCCGGGTGATCGCCATTGACGCCGACACGCCCGAAGCGGTGCGCGAGGTCGTGCCCCAGGCGGCGGAGACGCTCGGGAGCGTGTCGTACGTGGGCGGGCGGATCGTCGCGTCGTACCTGCGCGACGCGCACTCGATGGTGCGGGTGTTCGAACGTGACGGCACGCACGCCTACGACGTGGACATGCCGGGGCTTGGCTCCGCGGGCGGTTTCGGCGGGCGGGGCGACGACCCCGAGACCTTCTTCTCGTTCACGGGCTTCACATCGCCCTCGACGATCTACCGGCTCGACGTGCGCACCGGCGCGGCACGCGAGTTCAAGCGGTCCGACGTGCGGTTCAACCCGGATGACTACGAAACGAAGCAGGTCTTCTACGCGAGCAAGGACGGCACGCGGATCCCGATGTTCATCGTCCACCGCAGGGGCGTGAGCCTCGACGGGAGCGCGCCGCTGCTGCTCTACGGGTACGGCGGGTTCAACGTGTCCATGACACCCTCGTTCAGCGTGACGCGGATCGTGTGGCTCGAGATGGGCGGCATCTGGGCGATGCCGAACCTCCGCGGCGGGGGTGAGTACGGCAAGGACTGGCATGTCGCCGGGACGAAGGCCAACAAGCAGAACGTCTTCGACGACTTCATCGCGGCGGCGGAGTGGCTGATCGAGAACGGGTACACCTCGACTCCGCGGCTGGCGATCCAGGGGGGCAGCAACGGTGGGCTGCTGGTCGGGGCGTGCATGACGCAGCGGCCGGACCTGTTCGGAGCGTGCTTGCCCGCGGTCGGCGTGATGGACATGCTGCGCTACCACTTGCAGAGCGCGAACGCGCGCAACTGGCAGACCGACTTCGGCATCGCGGAGAACGAGGATGAGTTCCGCACGCTCCTTGCGTACTCGCCCTACCACAACCTGCGCGAGGGGACGTGCTATCCGCCGACGCTCGTTACAACGGCGGAGGGCGACGACCGCGTCGCGCCGTGGCACAGCTACAAGTTCGCGGCGGAGTTGCAGCGGGTGCAGTCGTGCGCCAACCCGACGCTGATCCGCATCGAGCCGCGGGCGGGGCACGGGGCGGGCAAGCCGACGAGCAAGCGCATCGAGGAAGCGGCGGACATCTACGGCTTCCTGGTGCGCGCTCTGCAGATGGACGTTGAGTGA
- a CDS encoding nucleoside-diphosphate kinase has product METTLIILKPDAVQRGLMGRILGRFEDKGLQIVGCKLMRISQELAARHYEAHREKPFYPGLVKFMTSQPVLVLAVRGNGAIGVCRKMMGATFGSKAEPGTIRGDFGVSNSFNLIHGSDSPEAAERELGLFFAPGEVLSYERAVEGWVYDLSGGKPE; this is encoded by the coding sequence ATGGAGACGACGCTGATCATTCTGAAGCCTGACGCGGTGCAGCGGGGGCTGATGGGGCGGATTCTGGGGCGGTTCGAGGACAAGGGCCTGCAGATCGTCGGGTGTAAACTGATGCGGATCTCCCAGGAACTTGCCGCGCGGCACTACGAGGCCCACCGGGAGAAGCCGTTCTATCCGGGCCTGGTGAAGTTCATGACGAGCCAGCCCGTGCTGGTGCTCGCGGTGCGTGGGAACGGGGCGATCGGCGTCTGCCGCAAGATGATGGGGGCGACCTTCGGGTCGAAGGCCGAGCCGGGGACGATCCGCGGCGATTTCGGCGTATCAAACAGTTTCAACCTGATCCACGGCTCGGACAGCCCCGAGGCGGCCGAGCGGGAACTGGGCCTGTTCTTCGCTCCTGGCGAGGTGTTGAGCTACGAGCGGGCTGTCGAGGGGTGGGTCTACGACCTCTCGGGCGGCAAGCCGGAGTGA
- a CDS encoding carbon storage regulator (affects carbohydrate metabolism; has regulatory role in many processes), producing the protein MLVITRREGEEVVIGDPRHPLGVVRIASIKGERVRVAFDFPRDVDIHRREIADQIVSEEPAVADAAVAAR; encoded by the coding sequence ATGCTTGTCATCACCCGGCGCGAGGGCGAAGAGGTCGTCATCGGCGACCCGCGGCACCCTCTCGGAGTCGTTCGCATCGCGTCGATCAAGGGCGAGCGCGTGCGCGTCGCCTTTGACTTCCCGCGTGACGTGGACATTCACCGGCGCGAGATCGCTGACCAGATCGTCAGTGAGGAACCCGCCGTCGCTGACGCCGCTGTTGCCGCCCGCTGA
- a CDS encoding NifU family protein, with protein sequence MAKTAAHSDTPTLRDRVARVIELMRPAVQADGGDLELVGVTQGGLVRIRFHGACVGCPSASMTLQMGIERNLKAHIPEVSAVESVE encoded by the coding sequence ATGGCCAAGACCGCTGCACACTCCGACACGCCCACCCTCCGCGACCGCGTTGCGCGCGTCATTGAACTCATGCGCCCGGCTGTCCAGGCGGACGGGGGCGACCTCGAACTCGTCGGCGTCACCCAAGGCGGCCTCGTCCGCATCCGGTTCCACGGGGCCTGTGTCGGATGCCCATCCGCCAGCATGACCCTCCAGATGGGCATCGAGCGCAATCTCAAGGCCCATATCCCCGAGGTGTCGGCCGTCGAATCGGTCGAGTGA
- a CDS encoding tetratricopeptide repeat protein: MPPRPATARPSPQLHEALRLYLSGDPLGAEAACRDALRREKSNPRAWHLMGLCLNALGRYADARQHARRGVEITPDDPELLQLLAMTYNREGRYDEALGVLDTAFARRPDHLGLAAARSEVLFQARRYDEAAAAVEPFLADDPPHVAVAIAFGQSARRVGREEQAVDLLRRANAAPDVPLPQRISSLFILGNLLDHLRRYDEAFAAFDEANRIKGERPDIDEYSASIRRMLDAWTPERIRTLPRSLETSDMPVFIVGMPRSGTTLTEQVLSAHPRFHGAGELRDIHTLVGELQHGVEGGQWHFFSLERLAERPLTRFARRWIERMRRAAPGALRASDKNPQNYLHLGLIWAAFPSARIVHCVRDPLDTCLSCYFHDLGGPHVSIGSLRAIGRWYAEYRTVMRHWTTVLDVPILELRYETMVERPDETKRRLIEFVGLEWHDAVIEHHAVDRPVLTPSVDQVRRPIYKTAVARYTHYEPHLAPLREALAE; the protein is encoded by the coding sequence ATGCCCCCACGACCAGCGACTGCTCGCCCTTCGCCTCAGTTGCACGAGGCTCTCCGGCTGTACCTGAGCGGCGATCCGCTCGGCGCGGAAGCCGCCTGCCGTGACGCCCTGCGCCGCGAGAAGTCGAACCCGCGGGCCTGGCATCTCATGGGCCTGTGTCTCAACGCCCTCGGGCGTTACGCCGACGCCCGGCAGCACGCCCGGCGCGGCGTCGAGATCACGCCGGACGATCCCGAGCTGCTCCAGCTCCTCGCCATGACCTACAACCGCGAGGGTCGATACGACGAGGCGCTCGGCGTTCTCGACACCGCCTTCGCGCGTCGGCCCGACCACCTGGGCCTGGCCGCAGCCCGATCCGAAGTTTTGTTCCAGGCGCGCCGCTACGACGAGGCCGCCGCAGCCGTCGAGCCGTTCCTCGCCGATGACCCGCCGCACGTCGCCGTCGCCATCGCCTTCGGGCAATCCGCCCGTCGCGTCGGCCGCGAGGAGCAGGCGGTTGATCTGCTCCGCCGCGCGAACGCCGCACCGGACGTCCCCCTGCCCCAGCGCATCTCCTCGCTCTTCATCCTCGGCAATCTGCTCGACCATCTCAGACGCTACGACGAGGCTTTCGCCGCCTTCGACGAGGCCAACCGCATCAAGGGCGAACGTCCCGACATCGACGAATATTCCGCTTCCATCCGCCGCATGCTCGACGCCTGGACGCCGGAGCGCATCCGCACGCTTCCGCGGAGCCTCGAAACCAGCGACATGCCCGTCTTCATCGTCGGCATGCCCCGCTCCGGCACCACGCTGACCGAACAGGTGCTCTCGGCGCACCCACGATTCCACGGCGCGGGCGAGTTGCGCGACATCCATACCCTCGTCGGCGAACTTCAGCACGGCGTCGAGGGCGGACAGTGGCACTTCTTTTCGCTCGAACGGCTCGCCGAGCGACCCCTCACCCGCTTCGCACGCCGGTGGATCGAACGCATGCGCCGTGCCGCCCCGGGGGCTTTGCGCGCCAGCGACAAGAATCCGCAGAACTACCTCCACCTCGGCCTCATCTGGGCCGCGTTCCCGAGCGCAAGGATCGTTCACTGCGTCCGCGATCCGCTCGACACCTGCCTCTCGTGCTACTTCCACGACCTCGGCGGCCCGCACGTCTCCATCGGCTCCCTCCGTGCAATCGGGCGTTGGTACGCCGAGTATCGTACGGTCATGCGCCACTGGACCACGGTCCTTGACGTACCGATCCTTGAACTTCGCTACGAGACCATGGTCGAGCGGCCCGACGAGACCAAACGCCGCCTGATCGAGTTCGTCGGCCTCGAATGGCACGACGCCGTGATCGAGCATCACGCGGTCGATCGCCCCGTGCTCACACCGAGCGTGGACCAGGTTCGCCGACCGATCTACAAGACCGCCGTCGCTCGCTACACGCACTACGAGCCACACCTTGCGCCCCTGCGTGAAGCGCTCGCCGAGTGA